GCGCCAACGAAGACCACGACAGAGGTCCAGTTGTTCAGACGCAGGCCGAAGAACGTGTGGGACGCGTCGATGCGCAGGTACTCGGTCCGGAACCGGCCGACCGTGTAGGCCACGACGTACAGGGCGAAGGTCCTGCCGTGACCGAGTGCGAAGCGGTGGGCCGCCCACAGGACCAGTACGGCCACACAGATGTCCCACAGGGACTCGTAGAGGAAGGCGGGGTGGTACGTCGCGACGTCGGGCATGGTGGACGGACGGTGCGCGCGGTCGATCTCCAGGCCCCAGGGGAGCGTGGTGGGGCGGCCGTAGAGTTCCTGGTTGAACCAGTTGCCCCAGCGGCCGATCGCCTGGGCCAAAGCCAGACCGGGGGCGACCGCGTCCGCGTAGGCGGGGAAGGGGATGCGGTGGCGGCGACAGCCGATCCACGCGCCGACCCCGCCCAGAGCGATGGCGCCCCAGATCCCGAGCCCGCCCTCCCACACGTACAGGGCTCGGATCGGCTCGCCGCGGTCGCCGAAGTACGCGTCGTAGCTGGTGATCACGTGGTACAGCCGTCCACCGGCGATGCCGAACGGCACTGCCCAGATGGTGACGTCCGCGATGACGCCCTGCTCCCCGCCCCTCGCAACCCAGCGCCGATTGCCGAGCCAGACGGCCACGAACACGCCCAGGATGATGCAGAAGGCGTACGCCCTCAACGGAAGCGGGCCGAGGTGAAGGACTCCGGTCGAAGGGCTGGGAAGGTAGGCGAGGTCCATGGCGCTCCGTTGACGTCTCAGTCGGGCTGTTTGGCGATGGTGGTCATGCGGTGTCTCCCCGGGGCTCGTTCCGGAAGGCCTGGGCGAAGGTCTCGCAGCCGGTGCGCCATGCGGCGTCCAGGTCTGCGCCGGAGGGGAAGCGGCCGTCGAGTTCGAGCACGACCATGCCGTGCGCGAAGGCCCAGAACGAGCGTGCGAGGTCGATGTCGCCGTGCACCGCGTGGGCCAGCGGCGTTGCCGCGCGATCTTCGAGTCCTTCGGGGAGCGCCGCGCGGGCGAGCGGCCGACTGTGGGTGATGCGGTAGAGGTGCGGGTTGGCGAGAGCGTGCCGTCGGTAGGCGCGGGCGAGAACGAGCAGGGGCGGTTCGCTGCCGATCCCGAGGATGCGGAGCAGTCCGAGGACGGGCCGATCCAGGGGAAGGGCCCAGGTGAACCGGCCTGCCGTCGAGGGCGGTGCCGAGCGGTCCCAGGACCTGAACGCAGAGCAAGAGACGCCAATCCACAGTGCGACAAGGCCCGTTGAGGATCACCGGCAGCGGTCCGGTCACCGGGATCACGCGCTTATTTCTTAGCATCAGAGGCCAACTATTCGCCCGGCCGCCGCCGGGACGACTACAAAGGTCCTCACGGAACCGAACCCGGCGATGGGGTTGATGCCACCCCGTCGACGATCGGAACGATGTCGAAGGCGGTGGATTGCGTGCGCGAGTACAGCAGGATCGAATCGACGGCGGTCAGATTACTTCCGAGGAGTCCGGGTCCCGGCTCCTTCACCTGATCCGGGCGGCCATGCTGAAACCAGTGTGCTTTTCCCCGGCGTACGCATCGGTGGACGATTACCGGCTCCTGACGTCGACCATCCGGTCGAGGGTGGAAGATGCTCCGGGCTGGTTCAGCAGGGCCGGGCACGGGGAGGGGGGAATGCCTCACCTCCCCCTGCGCATTCACCTGCGAGGTCTGTTCATCGAGCTCTACATCCAGCTACGACTGCAGAATACCGACCTTCGTATCGTCGGATTCCGCAACACCTTCGAAAACTGGCAGGCCCCGCCGGAAGCGTACGTCCACCACGTGCGGGACTGGGTCGCGCCGCCGGGGATCCGTCGAACGGAAGCCCTGCCCTTCGGCGGAGGCCGATTCGACCTGGAGACGGCCGCCGACGTGCGCCGTTCGGGAATCTCCCTGGGGCGCCGGCCCTTGGGCAACGCGGTCATCTGGCTTCATCGGAACCGCGATCCGAAGTACACCGCACACGGAATTCTCGTGCTCTCGGAAATGCTCTGTGAGGCTGCCCGATACCCGGCCCTGGCCGATGCGATGTCGCGCATCTGGATGACCGGCGGGCGGCTTTCGGCCGATGCGGAAGCCGCCTGAGGAATCTTCACATGAGCGCCCGTCCACACGTGTTCGGCAACGAAGGAGGAGCGAGACCGAGACCAGGAGCGAGACCCCTCTCCAGGAAACCGTTTCAACCCCGTACGATCTGTGATTCCCGTTCCGGGGATCCACGGAACAGGAGCGAAAGTGATAGTCAAGCGCGCCGGTCGCCTCGTGGTTCTCGCCGCCGTACCCGCAGTGTGCCTGACCCTCGGCCTTTCCGGACCAGCTCTCGCGGAGGGCGGAAAGGCGTACCAGATCGACCTGGCGCAGCTGAACGCATCAGGCTCCAACGGTACGGTCATGCTCAGCCTCAAAGGCAACCAGCTCACGGTGCAAATCGAGTCCAAGGGAATGGTGCCCGGACAGCCGTCGGCCCAGCATCTGCACGGTTCGACGAAGGGGCACGACTTCAAATGCCCGGACGCCACCGACGACACCGACGGCGACGGGGTCCTCAGCAACACCGAGGCCACGCACGACTACGGTGACATCAACATCTCACTCACCACGGCAGGGGACACCAAGGCCACCAGCGGTCTCGCCGTGGACCGCATGCCCGTCGCCGACAAGCAGGGCAAGATCTCCTACAAGCGGACGATCACCGTCGGTCAAGATGTGGTCGACCACATCAAGGACCTGCACGTCGTGCAGCACGGCATCGACCGCAACAAGAACAAGAAGTACGACTTCGAGGGCGCGGGCAAGAGCGAGCTCGACCCGAAGCTGCCCCAGGAGGCAACGGCTCCGACCAACTGCGGCGAGGTCAAGGGCGCAGCCGTGGGCTCCATTCCGGTCGGCGGCATCGAGACCGGCGGCGGCTCTTCGCAGCACGCGTCGGCGCCGGTGACGGTGCGCGACGGTGCGGCGATCACCGTACTCGCGCTGGTGGCGGGCGCGGTGGCCGTCACGCGGAAGCGGGCCGTTGCCGTCCCCGTCCGCAGGGGGAACACCGGAGGCGGCGCGTGAAGCCGGCTCCCGCGCCTGCCGCACCCGTCGCACCCACCAGGCGGCCCCACCACCGGACCGCAGGCCCCCTGGTGGCCGCCGCTCTCGCCGGGCTGCTCCTCGTGGGGTGCGCCGGCCAGAACGCGGCCAAGCCCCCCGCCCCGGAGGGGCAGGGCGCACCGGCCGCCGCGGGCGCCTCTCCCACCGGGAAGGAGCCCGCAGGCGGTGGCTCCGCGTCACCCGCAGACGGATCGCAGAGCGGTGCGGGCCGGGCCGAGCCCGCCCTCGCCCGATCGGAGCCGCAGAAGATCACGATCCCCTCCCTCGGCCTGTCCAGCACCTTGGAGACGCTGCGACAGAACGCGGACGGCACCATGCAGACCCCGAAGGACCCCGCGCTCGCGGGCTGGTACGAGCCGGGGCCGACCCCCGGCTCCCAAGGGCCGGCAGTGATCGCCGGACATGTCACGTGGAACGGAGCATCCGCAGTGTTCGAGAAGCTGAAGACGATGAAGGGCGGCGACACCATCAAGGTGACCCGACGGGACGGAAAGACGGTCACCTTCACGGTGGACCGGGTCGCCGAGTACCCCAAGGCCGAGTTCCCCACGCTGGAGGTCTACAAGAACCTCGACCACGCCGGCCTGCGCCTGGTCACCTGCGGCGGCGACTTCGACCCCAAGAAGCACTACTACGACAGCAACGTGGTGGTGTTCGCCCGCATGACGGGCGCCGCGTAGCCAGGCCCGCGGGGCGGGAAGACGTCCGTCAGTCGCAGGCCCCCACTGCGGCTGACGGGCCCTGCCGTGCTCCCCTCGGACCATCACGTCGGCCGGTCGGGCAGGAGGCTTGGAAGGCCTTGCCGGCCTTGCCGTCCTCGTGGGATCCGGGGACCGGCAGTT
Above is a genomic segment from Streptomyces sp. NBC_01233 containing:
- a CDS encoding TetR-like C-terminal domain-containing protein; its protein translation is MWIGVSCSAFRSWDRSAPPSTAGRFTWALPLDRPVLGLLRILGIGSEPPLLVLARAYRRHALANPHLYRITHSRPLARAALPEGLEDRAATPLAHAVHGDIDLARSFWAFAHGMVVLELDGRFPSGADLDAAWRTGCETFAQAFRNEPRGDTA
- the lgt gene encoding prolipoprotein diacylglyceryl transferase; amino-acid sequence: MDLAYLPSPSTGVLHLGPLPLRAYAFCIILGVFVAVWLGNRRWVARGGEQGVIADVTIWAVPFGIAGGRLYHVITSYDAYFGDRGEPIRALYVWEGGLGIWGAIALGGVGAWIGCRRHRIPFPAYADAVAPGLALAQAIGRWGNWFNQELYGRPTTLPWGLEIDRAHRPSTMPDVATYHPAFLYESLWDICVAVLVLWAAHRFALGHGRTFALYVVAYTVGRFRTEYLRIDASHTFFGLRLNNWTSVVVFVGAIACLVVSARRHPGLDEVSRPKGEGGSQEANEPVLVVTVKTGAGDAR
- a CDS encoding class F sortase, with amino-acid sequence MKPAPAPAAPVAPTRRPHHRTAGPLVAAALAGLLLVGCAGQNAAKPPAPEGQGAPAAAGASPTGKEPAGGGSASPADGSQSGAGRAEPALARSEPQKITIPSLGLSSTLETLRQNADGTMQTPKDPALAGWYEPGPTPGSQGPAVIAGHVTWNGASAVFEKLKTMKGGDTIKVTRRDGKTVTFTVDRVAEYPKAEFPTLEVYKNLDHAGLRLVTCGGDFDPKKHYYDSNVVVFARMTGAA
- a CDS encoding ribosome-inactivating family protein; this translates as MPHLPLRIHLRGLFIELYIQLRLQNTDLRIVGFRNTFENWQAPPEAYVHHVRDWVAPPGIRRTEALPFGGGRFDLETAADVRRSGISLGRRPLGNAVIWLHRNRDPKYTAHGILVLSEMLCEAARYPALADAMSRIWMTGGRLSADAEAA